The Streptomyces camelliae genome window below encodes:
- a CDS encoding IS256 family transposase, translating to MTAPDSLPLHALAEDNLAAASPDLLRAMVKTFADALMSAEADALCNAEYGQVSDERVNHRNGYRLREWDTRAGTVELAVPKLRQGSYFPHWLLERRRRAEQALISVVATAYLLGVSTRRVEKLAESLGVTQLSKSQVSAMAKHLDEQVAAFRNRPLDAGPYAFVWVDALTQKVREGGRIINVHALIAVGVNADGHREILGLDVATAEDGAGWLAFLRSLIARGLSGVQLVISDAHMGLVNAIGATLPGASWQRCRTHYARALLSQVPKSAQPWVATLLRTVFEQPDIDAVQSQMRHVLDALEAKFPKAAAHLDAAQGDVLAFTAFPREIWRQIWSNNPQERLNKEIRRRTDVVGIFPDRTALIRLVGAVLAEQNDEWTEARRYMGLDLLAKARLHPIESETDDTVIPTELTA from the coding sequence ATGACCGCACCCGACAGTCTGCCCCTGCACGCCCTCGCGGAGGACAACCTCGCAGCGGCGAGTCCCGATCTGCTGCGCGCGATGGTCAAGACGTTCGCGGACGCGCTCATGTCCGCCGAGGCCGATGCCCTCTGCAATGCTGAATACGGGCAGGTCAGCGACGAGCGAGTCAACCATCGCAACGGGTATCGCCTTCGCGAGTGGGACACCCGCGCGGGCACCGTCGAACTCGCCGTTCCCAAGCTGCGTCAGGGCAGTTACTTCCCGCACTGGCTGCTGGAGCGTCGCCGCCGGGCTGAGCAGGCCCTCATCAGCGTGGTCGCCACCGCCTATCTGCTCGGCGTCTCCACCCGCCGAGTGGAGAAGCTCGCCGAGAGCCTGGGCGTCACCCAGCTGTCGAAGTCCCAGGTCAGCGCCATGGCCAAGCATCTCGACGAACAGGTCGCCGCGTTCCGCAACCGGCCCCTGGACGCCGGCCCCTACGCGTTCGTCTGGGTGGACGCGCTCACGCAGAAGGTTCGCGAGGGCGGCCGCATCATCAACGTCCACGCGCTGATCGCGGTCGGCGTCAACGCCGATGGGCACCGTGAGATTCTCGGCCTGGACGTGGCCACTGCCGAGGACGGCGCCGGCTGGCTGGCCTTCCTGCGCTCCCTGATCGCCCGCGGCCTATCGGGCGTCCAACTGGTCATCTCAGACGCGCACATGGGCCTGGTCAACGCGATCGGGGCCACCCTGCCCGGCGCGAGCTGGCAGCGATGTCGTACTCACTACGCCCGCGCGTTGCTGAGCCAGGTGCCCAAGTCGGCCCAGCCGTGGGTGGCCACGCTGCTGCGGACCGTCTTCGAACAACCCGACATCGATGCAGTCCAGTCCCAGATGCGGCACGTCCTGGACGCATTGGAGGCCAAGTTCCCCAAGGCGGCAGCCCACTTGGACGCCGCTCAGGGCGATGTGCTGGCGTTCACCGCGTTCCCGCGCGAGATCTGGCGGCAGATCTGGTCGAACAATCCGCAGGAACGGCTCAACAAGGAGATCCGCCGCCGCACCGACGTGGTCGGCATCTTCCCCGACCGCACCGCCCTGATCCGCCTGGTCGGCGCGGTGCTGGCCGAGCAGAACGACGAGTGGACCGAAGCCCGCCGCTACATGGGACTCGACCTGCTGGCCAAGGCCCGCCTCCACCCGATCGAGTCAGAAACCGACGACACAGTCATCCCGACGGAACTCACCGCATAG